The following is a genomic window from Ignavibacteria bacterium.
GAGAAATGATTGGTTAAAAAATTGTCAGTGTCATAAGTAAACCCGTGTTTAATATTTTCCCACCATGACCTAAAAGATATTTCTTCCCAGCCGGGCTTTGTAATAAATTTAGCAATACCTAATGGTATGAGCTGAAGAAGCATCATTTCTGTTGATAAAGCTATAACATTTTTTTTCCGGATTAACTCTATGTTATCTTTATCATCATTTAAACGAAGGTTTATGTTTGCAGTATCATTTGATTTTTTTACAAACTTACTGCTGTCAGTCATATTGCTGTCAAGAAAAAAAGTGTTTTGTTTAATTGTATCGGATAGGTTTAATGAATCAGCCTGGGAACGCTTTTTTTTATGTATATTTTCCTCAGAAAACCTTTTTAAATCCTGCAGTGTTTTAATTTCACAATTAATGCTCTTAATATTTTCCTGTACAGATAAAATATCATTTGCTTTTACTTTACAATTTAGAACCAAAAAAATTATAAATAAAAATAGTGATTTTAATATCATGAATAATTATGCAAGTAAATAAAATAAACTATTAATTTAAGGTAACTGAGCTGAATGGTTTGCTAAAATAGTGATTTTGGCACGATTAATAAAGTTTATTCAGCTAAATAAATACTAATATAAGAAACTTAAACAAAGCTAAAAAAGTTTAATATATTATGGAGATTTATTTTATATTTTAAAAATAGAGCTATATGAAATCATTATTTGCGAAATGTATAATTATTTTATTTATTCCTGTTTTTTTTAGCTGCGCCGCTATTAATGAAGTTCTTAACGGAATACCGGATGTCTTTGGCGGAAAACCCGAAAGGGTTAAATATAAAATGAAGTACCCCATAAGCGATTCGGTGAGATTTTCAGCTTTATGGATTGGACATGCAAGCGTATTGCTTCAGATTGAAGATAAGGTAATACTCATTGACCCTGTTTTCGATGATGTAATCGGTGAGTTAATGTTAAGAAAAGTTGAAGCCGGGCTTGATATAAAAAACATTCCGAAACTTGATATGATTTTAATTTCACATGCGCACATGGATCATCTCAGCTTGACAAGCTTGAGAGAGCTTGACACCAGATTTCCCGATGCAGCTCTCGTTTATCCTTATGGTGTTGAAGAATATTTGCAGCATTATAATATGCAGACTTACAGCATGAGAACTGGAAACAGCGCTGAAGATTTTTATTTTGGAGAAACCATGGAAATAAAAGATGTTAAAGTTACAACAGTGTTTGCTGACCATTCCGGAGGAAGGTTTTATGTTGACCAGTATACAGGATATGGATTTACAGGTTATATGATTGAGTACAAAGATATAACAGTATTTTTTGCAGGTGATACAGAATATAACAGAGAAGCATATAAAGCTTTAGGGAACAGGTTTACTGTCGATTTAGCTTTAATTCCGATTGGTCCCTGTGCTGATTGTGAAAAAATAAATTTTGGAAATCACGTTGCAACATTCGGAGCTCTGCTTATATTTGATGACATAAAAGCAAAATATATGATTCCGGTTCATTATGGTTCTAGCGTTTATGGCTCAAATACCGACCAGCCGGCAGTAACTTTAAAAAAACTCATTGAAAAATATACAACTCACAATGTTTATGGAGAAAAAGTTTTAATTCCTTATAAAGATAAGATAAAAATTCTTGATGAAGGTGAACAGGTGGTTTTTGAATACAAAAAAGACACTACCGGAATTCCACTGCAGACTATAAATGAAAACGAGTAATAAAATTATTTTTGAATTTCGAGTGTGAAATCAAGTTCCGGTGCTGAACCATTTTCTTTGGTTCCGGGTATTGTAAAAGTAATTTTTTCAGGATATGACACAGCATTAAGATTTTTTAGAAGACTTGGTTTTACATAAGCCACATAATTTCCCGGCATAAATTGAAGCGCATAAATACCCCCGTCAAAAAAGCTGGAAAGAGTTGTTAGTTCATTAGTTTCCAAATTTTTCACTATAACCTCAATTCCTCCGAATCTTAATTCCTGCTCCCCGTTTTTTACTGTAATCGAACCATATACCTCTTGCGACATATTAAAAGGTATGTCTATCGGTTTGTAAATATTGGCGGATGGAATAAATGAGAATCTTCTGTATTTCGGTATAAGAAGCGGGTTTGTAAGAAAAGATTCATTTACTTCAACAACACACTCTTGATTTGGCACTAATTCGGTTACGCGCAAAATATCCTCATCGGAATTATCCAATGCCGCTGATTGTTTAAAATTAAGCTTACCATTCTTTAATATCTCTTCTCCAGTATCATATTTTCCATTATTATTCTCATCATAAAACATTCTGAAAGATACTGCGCTTGTGCCAACTTGATTTCTGTTATATAACAAGACCTTTTTATAATTAAGGTCCATGCCCACACTTCCCTGAACTGAAGTGGACATTGAGTTCTGACCGACAGTTACAAAGTTTCTTACAAAAGGAAGGTCAAAAACAAACTGTGCACTTATATCATTGCTGCCGGGTTTAAAGTTTGTCTGATACTTAAGCTGAACTTTGAAGTTATTTGTAATATTTGTAGTAAGCGTAGTCTGAAAATTTTCAAATTCCTTATTTGACACGTTATAATTAACATTCAAATTAAGCATATTTCTTTTTAAAAATCCGAAGCTTGGAAGCATGTAATCCGTTCCAAGAAATATTTTATTTGCTATAATGCTTGATTTCTCACTTTCAAGGTTCTCTCCAATTGAAGAAATGTTAGTTCTGGTATGGCTGAATCTCAACGATGTGCGGAAATCTGCGAAATTAAAACTTTGTTCTAAATCTGCTTTTAAAACAGCAGTGTTATTATAATAATTGGTATTCTTAACCTGAAATTGTGTTACAAAATTATCTCCGGCAAATTCAAAAGGCACTATTCCTCTAAAGTGAGATTCTGCTGAAATTCCGGCTTTATTGTATATTTTATTATCTTCAAACTTTGTATATCCCGCCTCAAAATATAAATTAGATAGAAAAGAAGCATTTAAGACTGCGCGATTATAAATCTTTGGAGCAACAGTAACATTAAATATGTATTGTGAAAATAATCTTGCTGAAACTGAATTAAAAAAAGTGAGTTTTTCATCAGCGCTTGTAATTTTTTCAAAACCTGCGCTGTTGGTAAGCCAATTAGTTATACCGACTGAAACATCGCCGGAAAGAAGCTTTTCTTTCGTATCATATAATTCACCATAAGAAACATTGTAGTCAATCGATCCCTGAGGTAAAAATCCTGTCGGTATCTGTATCTTTTTTTCATTTTCTATTATTTCTCCCGTCGGACTGAATATCTTCAGGTAAATATAATTTGAACCGAAGTTCAGAGGAATTTCAAAAAATACGTTTCCAAGAGCATCAGCTTTTTGATAATCATACAACTGATTGTTAATATATAATTCAACATCAGAATTAGGAATGGTTCTTTCGGTGAATGTATATTTATCAAAGGACACGCGTGCTTCAACAGGCGTATTGGTTATCTGAATTCCATTTACTATCCCATTATATCTGCCTGTATAGTTCAACTGACCTACAAAAATTTGATTTAAAAACGAATTTTTATTAAAAGCATACTTCCATAAAAAATTACCTGTCGTGTTTTTAAACTTATTTTCTTCAAAACTTCCGCTAATTGAAGTCTTAAGGTCTCCGCCAAGAAGCTCGGTTCCAAGATCGAGATTATAGTTATATGCCGGATCTGAATTTTTCATAAAATTAGATGAAATGGAATAATCCAGAAATCCTGCATTTAAATAGTTTCTTTCCTTTTTATATACTAAAGGCACCGTAATATGCTCTTCATTTTTTTTAAGCTCAGTTCTTCCAACTTCTCTCTCATGATAAATCATGGCAGGCAATTTATCCGGACTTTTTACTTCAACTACAAGCTTATTAAAATTAACCTCAATTGTTACATTGAATAAATTTTCAAAAATAGCAGGGTGGATATAATATATATCGTTCAGTAACATAAAATCAGTCTCACTGAACTGAATATATTTTTCACCAATTTTTACGCTTTTGTGCTCGAAGTCTATAGTATAATTCTGATTGCTCGATATAAAAAGTCCTTGTATCAGCTTCTTTGAATTTTTAACCTCATAATTGATTTTCAATCCTTTTAAAAATTCAACTACAGGTAAATAAATCTTATCTTCCGAAAGAACTGCAGAAAGAGGATATGCAAAAAGCTTTTCATAACTTAGGTTTAAAAAAACTTCTTCAGATAGTCCGCTTTTTACAAAGTAGTTGCTTCCTGAAGGAACATCTTTTGGGGTTTTCTCAAAGGGGTTATAAAACGCAGTAGGGTCGTTAGAGGTGTTGTTTGGGTTATTGTTTGGGTTATTAGTTGGGTTATTAGTTGGGTTATTATTTAAATTCTCGGGATTACCGGCAGAAATTGATGGGTTATTATTGTTTGAACCAGGGTTACTTGAATAAGGGAAATCTGAATTGGGATCGTTTGCAAAAACGTAATTCAGTGGTAAGTTGTTTGAATACAAAGCAGAAATGCCTGTAAACAAAACTAAAAAACTAAATAAAACTGTAAAAAAGAAAAAATTTTTTACTCCCAAAAATCCCCCTAATAATGTTATAATTATCGTTGTGTAATCAATTAAACTAACTTACAAATGCTATCAAAAAGGGATTTTAAGAATTGTTGTTTTCGGTGTGTTGTTAGAGCAAGTAACCGTGATAACCCCCTTTTTGTAATAACCCCCGATCATAATACAAATAATTATTTATATTATAATCGTATTCAAATTATCTTTATTGTCAAAGGTTTGCAATATAATTTTCAGCTTTTTAAAATGGCTTTTGAAGTCATTCGACTTATTTTGTGAATATAAGAATGTCTTAAAAATACACAGAATTAGACGATTTGAAAATTATTTAATATTACTACTAACTTTTTAGGTTTTTTAGCTTCCGAAGTGTTGAAATTTTGGATAAAATTGAGGTTTGTTTTTTAATATGAATTTTTGAGATTTTGGTTTGGCGGCCCGGAAAAAATTAAGAATTGTTGCTAAAATTCAATAATTTTCTTAAAAAAGATTCGATTGCGCTCTGTTATTCCACAATATTGGCGAAAAAAAGTTTTTTAACTAACATTTTTATAAAAAAATGGAAATGCCTTTTTAGCTTTATTAATAACTTTAAAAATAAGCTAAAAAGGCATTCCTAAAAAACCTTGTTGAATTCTATTTATTGAACAGAAAAGTTAATAGTTTTTTCAACTGGCGCAATCGGAAAATTATCACTTTTTGGTATATCCTGAGTGTCATCAGAAGTAATTCTAACTATAAGAGTGTAGTTACCCGGAGGTAAATCGGTTAGAGGAACCTCATATTTTCTTTTCATATTGAAATAAATTCCCGCAAATTCATTTCTTTCATAAACTACATTTTGTGAACCGTCTAAAACTTTATATTCAAACTGTGCAAAGAAAGGTTGATCACCCGATGCTGATAAATCCGATACAAAGTTTACAGAAGATGTATCCTGGTTAACCGTCAATTCATTAAAGACTATATTAGAATTGAACTGTTTGTTTTTATAAATTACAGTTGTGATTTGATTCAAAACAAAATTTACTTTTGCCGATAAGTTTCTTGTTGTATCCGAAAAAATTGTTTTAGTTTGTGTCGATGTAACCATTCTTGTCCAATAGGTCCCCGCAGCAAGATTAGCAGGAGGGTCAACGGTCATTCTGACTGTCTGTTTTTCGCCCGGCTTAATAAGAAATCTTTTGGGGAAGATTTTAAGCCATTCATTGAGAGCATTCATTCCCGGTGTTGGATTGTCCTCATACTTCATTGTAACATTACCGTTTTCATCTGAAACGGGATAACCAAATTGAAAATTTATTGAAACCTCTTGTTCTTCATTTGTCTGGTTGATTACCGTATAGGTGCCGAATTTATTTTGATTGTCAATAAGCACAACATAAGGCGTTATGACTACCTGTGCATTAATTGAGCCTGCAACAATCAGAAAAGCTATTAAAATAAGAATTTTTTTCATAAGAATTTTAAGGATTAAGAGTTACTTTTACGGTTATTGTTCCCGTATATGGTCCCGGTTCAGTCATTGATGTTGTATTTAATGTTCCTCCCAGCCATATGTAAATAGGAGCATTATTCTGAGTTACCTGAACATGAAGCTGCTGATGCGGATCAAAAGATGTGCTTGTAGCAGGGTTATTAGTCATGCTCCAGCCCGTTCGCGTTGCATCAAATGTTACAGGAACTGTATATGCCCCATTAGTAAAATTGGTTGGCAATAATAAATCGATATAAACATGTCTTTTTTTATCGCTGACAACTGTATATTTAGCTGCGCTTGAGCTTGTTTTTGATATATCACTTCCTTCAGTCTGGACTATTTCTCCAAAATTCAATTCATTTATCACATTAATCTTGATAGTTTGCGCAAATAATTTCGCATTAATAATGAAAAAAATCAATATTAAAATAACTTTCTTCATGGTCAGTATGCAATTGATATTGTATAAGTGCCTTCATAAACCCCGTGAGGTTTATTTGCACTGACAGTTATGGACCCGCCCGCCCATAAATAAACGGTGCCTATACCGCTTAAGCTCGGAAGCACAACACTGGAACCGCTTGTTACATCTACCGGACTCACATAATTACTATTAGTGCCTGTCCTTTTCAATGTGCTTGAATTAAAAGTTAAAGTAGAAACCGTTCCACCGTTCACTCCAACCCAGGCAGAGTTAGACAAAGTTACAGTGGATGGATATGTTATAAAAATTGACTTACCCTGTTCACCTGTAGCCAGAAATTTTTGTCCGTTCTCGTTTGTAATTGTTACGGTCTGAACAGAGTTTGTAACAACCACATCGCCGAAGTCCAGCGAGTTAGAGCCAACCAAGCTTATGGCTACTCCTCTAATTATAGTTGCATATCCTGTGGAATTCTGTGTAAAAATTTGTGTGGGCTGGCTGTAAACATCAGAACTAATGAATGCAAAAAAAACAATAATTGAACAAATGCCAAATTTGTTGGCTATATATTTTTTTAAGACTGAATATACATTTTCATACACCAAAATTATTATAAATATTATGTTATAAAATTACTATAAACATTAACGCCCTATAAATTTTCTTTATAGGGCGTTATATAAAATATCACAAAAAAAATTACATTAACAGAGAAATAATTTTCTACTGGTTTAGTAAGCTACACTTACGTTAATTGTTCCGACATAATCTCCCTGAGGTTGATTTGCGGGAATAGCAATTGAACCGCCAATCCAGAGATAAAGTGTTCCGATACCACTGACATTGGGAAGATTAATTTGTTCACCGCTTTCTAATTCTTCAGGACCGGTATAAGTTGAACTTGATCCTGTTTCATCTGCTGTGTTAGTAGTGAAAGTTATAGTTGACTGTGTTCCTCCGTTAACTCCTACCCAGGCATTATTGTTGAGTGTGGCTGAAGAGGAATAAGTCACTGTGGTCGCACGGTTTGGATGACCCGTGACAAGAAATTTCTGACCATTTTCATTTGTGATTGAAACGTTTTGCGAACTTGTTGTTACTACAACTTCACCAAAGTTTAAAGTGTTTGTTCCGGTTGTGGTAATGGTCAAACCTCTGATTAGAGCAATGTTAACGTTTGCATTTGTGTTTGCAGAAGACTGAGCAAATGCTGAGCTTCCATAAAGACAAAAGAGCATTACAATGAAGAGTATTTTTTTCATGTTGTTTGTACCCCCGATATATCCTTTCATTTTGTATTTAAAATTTATGAACAATTATATTTGAAAGCAGATTGAATAACAAGCAAATTATAAAATAAATTATTAGTTACTGCACTGCATTACTATAAATTTTACTAAAAATGAAGAAAAAAACTATAATTTCTTTCAAATTGTTTAAAAATAGACTTTTTTTAAAAATGAATTTTCACATTTTTTTAAATTAAGACAATTTTTTTTATTAAAAAACATAGCTGAAAAACTAATGAGAAAAACGGGGTATTTTATGAAAACCCATTTATTAAAATTGATTTAGAGACGGGTTTTATGTAATTTAATTAGATATTTAATGAAAAGAACACTAAAAAATATTATATGTATCTGCATAATTTGTGTTATGGGTCTCCAAGCAGCAAATTTTGCTTTTTATTTTGTCCTTTTCAAAATCAATCAGCAGAAACTTATCGATGAAGTTTGCGAAAAGGTAGTCGAGAATTGCAATGCATGCTGTTATCTCGACAAGAAGATAACTGAGCAAAATGGAGATTCAAATACCCAAAAAAGCAACGTAAATAAGTTCGAGCTCAAAATTCTTGATTATACAATTGCAAATTTTTTGCAACAGGATATCTCAAGCAGTAATCTTATAAGCTATCATAGTTTTTCCGATGGTATTTTCAATCAATACTATTCATTTCCGGAACCGCCTCCAAAAGCATAACTCACTCCAATTTTATTTCAATCAATTATTTTAATCAATTAATTGAAAATTGAACAGCAGGTTTATATCTGCAGGTTCATACATTTTATAAATGTTTTAAATGTCGGGGGATAAAGGACATTTAATAATGAACATTTACTAATTAAAATTTTTCCTTACTCTTTTAATGAAAAAAATATTATTATTTCTCATTCTTCTTTTTTGTTACGTCACATATAGCGAAGCTCAAACTGCAATAAATGGTATTGTGTTTGATAATCTTACGAACGAACCTATAGAAGGAGCTGTTGTTTCAGATAAAAACAACAGAACTGTAAATGCACTTTCAAATAGCTCCGGAAATTTTGTTCTTACTTCGGACTATATAATAGACAGTATATACATTGATGCAGGAGGTTATAAACCAAGAGTTATAGCAGTGACAGGCACAAATATAAATATTGCATTATCACAGTCTGCATTTGAAGTGAACGAAATAATTGTTTCTGCAAACCGCGAAAGCCAGCCGAGAACCGAAGCTGCTCTTACGATTCAGACAATTTCAAAATCAACTATCAGCGATACAAAGGCAACCAGACTCGATATGCTTGTAAATAAAATTTCGGGAGTTTACATGGTTGACCTTGGAAACGAACAGCATACAATGTCGATAAGACAACCAATAAATTATAACAGTGTTTATCTATATCTCGAAGATGGAATTCCAATCAGAACAATAGGTGATTTTAATCATAATGCTTTAATAGAAATTAATCAGGCATCACTCCAAAAAATTGAGGTAATAAAAGGTCCCGCATCTTCTTTATACGGAAGTGAAGCAATAGGCGGCGCTATTAATTTTATAACACAGTCGCCATCACTTACTCTAACACCAAAACTTCAGGCAGAAATCGGAAGCAGAGGATATAAACGGGCTGATTTTTTTATATCGAATACAATTAATAAATTCGGCTTTTACGCGGGGGGTTATTTTGCTGACCAGAGTGAAGCAGAAAATTTACATAATAATTTTCGCAAAGGGGCAGTTACATTAAGAGCAGACTACGTGTTTAACGATAATTCCGAACTTACTGCAACAGCGGATTATATTAACTATGATACCGACCAAAAAGGCGGATTGGACAGCGTTCATTTTTATGATAAAGATTATACCAGTAATTACAGATTCACCTATCGTAAAGTAGATGCATTCAGGTTCAAAACAGCTTTAAGCCACAGATGGAATTCCAGCACCAACACAAACTTTACTCTATTATATAGAAATACCTCAATAGGGCAAAATCCTTTTTACAGAATTTCGAACGTTCAGGGGAATCCTTCAAAAGCAAATGGGCAGATTAATGAAGATGCTTTTCAAAGTTTCGGAGGCATAATCCAGCACAGCAAAAGTTTTGACTTCCTGAGCGCGAAATTAATTTTAGGTATCAGCGGTGATTTCAGTCCGGCCACATATAACGCAAAATATATAAGCATAGACAGAAATTCGGAAAATGTTTATTACGCTTATACAGCAACCGATTCTTTATTGACAGATTACAAAGTTGATTTATTCAATACAGCAGCATATACACAGTTCGAGTTTAATCCGACAGCAAAGATGAAATTTATTGCAGCTGCGCGTTATGACAGGATGGATTATAAATTTGTTAACCATCTTCCTCCAAGCGCATATACCGGAGCTCCAAGCACAACTAATAACTTCGACCATTTTACACCGAAAGTCGGCATCACGTATGGTTTCACAGATAATAAAGGAATATATGCAAACTATAGTGTCGGGTTTACACCGCCGAATATAACCGAATTATACACAGGGGTGAAAGTTCCCTATTTAAAACCTTCTACTTATAATAATTATGAAGTAGGAGGATGGTATGGCTTTAATGATGGAAGAGGTTATTTTGAACTTTCTCTTTACCAGTTGGAAGGATTTGATGAAATTGTCAGCGTAAGACAAGCGGACGGAACATATCAGAATCAAAATGTCGGCGAAACCCGCCACAGAGGAGTTGAATTTAATTTCAATTATTCTCCGATTAATGATGTTTGGTTACGAATAGGCGGAACAATAGCAAAACATGAATACATAAGTTACTCTATAAATAATGTTAGCTTGTCAGGAAACGAAATGAGCCAGGCACCTCCTTATTTTGCAAACTCCGAGATAACGTATAAGCCGTCATTTTTTAGAGGTTTCAGAATAGGTTTGGAATGGCAGGCAATGGGGAAATATTATACCGACCCTCAAAACACAAAACAATATGATGGATTTAATATTTTCAATATGAGGGCAGGATATCAGTTTAAGGGATTAGACGTATGGGTAAATTGTCTCAATGTTGCAGATGAAGTTTATGCAACTTCGGTTGAAACAAGCGCGTTCGGAACATCATATCGTCCGGGACAGTTAAGAACTTTTAATGTTGGAGTCGGATATTATTTTAATAAAAAATAGCAATAGGTTTAATGAAATATTTAAATATAATAATATTTTTAGCAGGAATTTCGTTTGTATTTTCATCCTGCACTAAAAAAGAATCGGAGATAACTCAACAAAACAATAAGAATGAAATTGTTCTGGATTCATTTGCCAGCTCATGTCCATATCTGACTGATGACGGAAAAGGAAATATCGTGATAAGCTGGGTGAGAGAAATGAGTGACTCGTCTCGGGTTATGTGCTATGCAATATCAACAGATGGCGGAAATACTTTTGGAACTCCCGTAATTGTTGCGGGTAGTGAAAAAGTTAATCCTCACGGAGAAAATCTTCCTAAGATTTTATTTAAACCTGACGGAGGAATTATAGCTATCTGGGGAATAAATAAACCTAATCTGCAAAATGAATATGCCGGTCTTATATATTATGCTCA
Proteins encoded in this region:
- a CDS encoding TonB-dependent receptor, with translation MKKILLFLILLFCYVTYSEAQTAINGIVFDNLTNEPIEGAVVSDKNNRTVNALSNSSGNFVLTSDYIIDSIYIDAGGYKPRVIAVTGTNINIALSQSAFEVNEIIVSANRESQPRTEAALTIQTISKSTISDTKATRLDMLVNKISGVYMVDLGNEQHTMSIRQPINYNSVYLYLEDGIPIRTIGDFNHNALIEINQASLQKIEVIKGPASSLYGSEAIGGAINFITQSPSLTLTPKLQAEIGSRGYKRADFFISNTINKFGFYAGGYFADQSEAENLHNNFRKGAVTLRADYVFNDNSELTATADYINYDTDQKGGLDSVHFYDKDYTSNYRFTYRKVDAFRFKTALSHRWNSSTNTNFTLLYRNTSIGQNPFYRISNVQGNPSKANGQINEDAFQSFGGIIQHSKSFDFLSAKLILGISGDFSPATYNAKYISIDRNSENVYYAYTATDSLLTDYKVDLFNTAAYTQFEFNPTAKMKFIAAARYDRMDYKFVNHLPPSAYTGAPSTTNNFDHFTPKVGITYGFTDNKGIYANYSVGFTPPNITELYTGVKVPYLKPSTYNNYEVGGWYGFNDGRGYFELSLYQLEGFDEIVSVRQADGTYQNQNVGETRHRGVEFNFNYSPINDVWLRIGGTIAKHEYISYSINNVSLSGNEMSQAPPYFANSEITYKPSFFRGFRIGLEWQAMGKYYTDPQNTKQYDGFNIFNMRAGYQFKGLDVWVNCLNVADEVYATSVETSAFGTSYRPGQLRTFNVGVGYYFNKK
- a CDS encoding MBL fold metallo-hydrolase, whose product is MKSLFAKCIIILFIPVFFSCAAINEVLNGIPDVFGGKPERVKYKMKYPISDSVRFSALWIGHASVLLQIEDKVILIDPVFDDVIGELMLRKVEAGLDIKNIPKLDMILISHAHMDHLSLTSLRELDTRFPDAALVYPYGVEEYLQHYNMQTYSMRTGNSAEDFYFGETMEIKDVKVTTVFADHSGGRFYVDQYTGYGFTGYMIEYKDITVFFAGDTEYNREAYKALGNRFTVDLALIPIGPCADCEKINFGNHVATFGALLIFDDIKAKYMIPVHYGSSVYGSNTDQPAVTLKKLIEKYTTHNVYGEKVLIPYKDKIKILDEGEQVVFEYKKDTTGIPLQTINENE
- a CDS encoding DUF4402 domain-containing protein, with product MKKILFIVMLFCLYGSSAFAQSSANTNANVNIALIRGLTITTTGTNTLNFGEVVVTTSSQNVSITNENGQKFLVTGHPNRATTVTYSSSATLNNNAWVGVNGGTQSTITFTTNTADETGSSSTYTGPEELESGEQINLPNVSGIGTLYLWIGGSIAIPANQPQGDYVGTINVSVAY
- a CDS encoding DUF4402 domain-containing protein, with protein sequence MYENVYSVLKKYIANKFGICSIIVFFAFISSDVYSQPTQIFTQNSTGYATIIRGVAISLVGSNSLDFGDVVVTNSVQTVTITNENGQKFLATGEQGKSIFITYPSTVTLSNSAWVGVNGGTVSTLTFNSSTLKRTGTNSNYVSPVDVTSGSSVVLPSLSGIGTVYLWAGGSITVSANKPHGVYEGTYTISIAY
- a CDS encoding DUF4402 domain-containing protein; the protein is MKKVILILIFFIINAKLFAQTIKINVINELNFGEIVQTEGSDISKTSSSAAKYTVVSDKKRHVYIDLLLPTNFTNGAYTVPVTFDATRTGWSMTNNPATSTSFDPHQQLHVQVTQNNAPIYIWLGGTLNTTSMTEPGPYTGTITVKVTLNP